TGCCGACGCGCGTGCAGATCTCTTCTGCGACGTCGATGTTGTGCGTCGAGACGAAGACGGCGTTGTCGTCGGCGGCGTACGCGACGAGGAAGCGTTTCACCTGCTCCTGAACCAGCGGGTCGAGGTTCGCCAGCGGTTCGTCGATGAAGACGACCTCGGGCTCGTGGAGGAACGCCTGGGCGATCATCACCTTCTGTTGTTGCCCCCGCGAGAGGTCGGTGTGGAGCGTGTCGAGCTTCCCGCCGAAGGCGAGCCGGTCAGCCCACCGCTCGACTCGTTGTGCGACCAGGTCGGGCTCGAGGTCGCGCACCCTTCCGACGAAGTCGAAGTACTCCCGCGGCGTGAGGAAACTCGGCGGCATCCCCTGTTCGGGCAGGATGCCGACGCGACGACGCGTCTCGATCGGCTCGGCGAGCGGATCGACCCCGAGCACCTCAGCCGTGCCCAGGTCGGGCGCGAGCTGGCCGGTCAGAATACGGATCGTCGTCGTCTTTCCGGCGCCGTTCGGCCCCAGAAATCCGAACAGCTCCCCTCGCGAGACGTCGAGGCTCAATCCGGAGAGCGCCTCGACCGAACCGTACGACTTCGCGAGTCCGTCCGCCAGTATGACGCCCATAAACCGTCGTGACGTTCACAGCTGACGATAATAACTGTGCGGGCCGGGGAAGTCATCGCCGTCTCCGGTAGCCGAGCCAGGGGCGGTCCGCCGTCAGGATCGACCCACGCCTTCCAGCCAAACCGCAGTTACTTTCGTCTTCCCCGCCGTCCGACGCGACACATGAGCGACGAGTACACGGTCGACGTCCCCGTTCGCTATCGCGATCTCGACACGCTGAACCACGTCAACAACGCCGTTTACGGCACGTACATCGAGGAGGCTCGCGCGGCGTACGCTCACGACGTCCTCGGCTTCGAGTTCGGAGAGTACAACTTCGTCCTCGCACACCTCGAGCTCTCGTTCGAACGGCCGGTGACACTCGGTGAGACGGTGACGGTTGCAATCGAGACGACCAGGCTCGGCGAGACCAGCGCGACGATGACCTACGACCTGCGCGTCGAGGACGCAACTGTCGCGACGGCAGAGACGACGATCGTCTTCGTCGACGACGAAGAGCTGCGACCGAGTTCCATCCCGGAGCCGATCCGGAGCCGTATCGTCGACTTCGAGGGACTCGAAGAGTAACGAGCCCTACTACGTTCCGGCTACCGGAGCCGAACGGCGGTTCCGTACGCCATCACTTCCGAGCCGCCGTCGGTGATCTGTGACGTCTCGAGGCGAACGGTGACGACGGCGTCAGCGCCCATCTGCTCGGCGTCCGCCTCCATGCGGTCGATCGCCTCGTTTCGGGCTTTCGTGAGCAGGTCGGAGTAGGCTTTGAGCTCGCCGCCGAAGACGTTCCGGATTCCCTGGGTGATGTCGCGACCAACGTTCTTGGCCTCGACAGTGTTGCCGCGGGCGACGCCCAGTACTTCGACGATCTCTCGGTCCGGGACGGTATCTGTGGTCGTGATCTGCATACCCGAACGCTCGCTTCGAGCGGTTGTATACGCTTTGACCAGTTTCTGAGCCTGAACGCACCAGTACTCCGTCCCCGTTCACGCCCAACGCCGCTGGCGGAAGAGAATGGGACGCATGCAAACAAACCACAACAAAAATCACACGGACGACCATACAGAACCGGCTCGCGCCGGTCGAACTACGGTAACTTGCCGTTTTCCCTGACCGGAAACCCACCGTTTATTAGGCCCCCGTCCATCTGCTCGCGGTGACTACAGCCCCGTCGCGCACTCGCCGTGAGCCATAGACACGGTTCTGACAGATCGAAACCGGTCCACCACTTCGCCAATGACCACGCAGTCACCGCTCGTCACCGTGCCGACGCTCCCGCTCGAGGAGCCGGTGTTGATCTTCACGGTCGCGCTGACGATCTTTCTCGTCGGGCCACTGCTCGTCAAGAAGTTCGGACAGCCCGGAATC
This portion of the Natronobeatus ordinarius genome encodes:
- a CDS encoding ABC transporter ATP-binding protein, whose amino-acid sequence is MGVILADGLAKSYGSVEALSGLSLDVSRGELFGFLGPNGAGKTTTIRILTGQLAPDLGTAEVLGVDPLAEPIETRRRVGILPEQGMPPSFLTPREYFDFVGRVRDLEPDLVAQRVERWADRLAFGGKLDTLHTDLSRGQQQKVMIAQAFLHEPEVVFIDEPLANLDPLVQEQVKRFLVAYAADDNAVFVSTHNIDVAEEICTRVGIVADGRLVAERSLEGARADDGDGVADERSLLETFLDHVEAADPRDTPTPTVSD
- a CDS encoding acyl-CoA thioesterase, which produces MSDEYTVDVPVRYRDLDTLNHVNNAVYGTYIEEARAAYAHDVLGFEFGEYNFVLAHLELSFERPVTLGETVTVAIETTRLGETSATMTYDLRVEDATVATAETTIVFVDDEELRPSSIPEPIRSRIVDFEGLEE
- a CDS encoding YbjQ family protein; the encoded protein is MQITTTDTVPDREIVEVLGVARGNTVEAKNVGRDITQGIRNVFGGELKAYSDLLTKARNEAIDRMEADAEQMGADAVVTVRLETSQITDGGSEVMAYGTAVRLR